A genome region from Acidimicrobiales bacterium includes the following:
- a CDS encoding CPBP family intramembrane glutamic endopeptidase has product MLFGAAHAANWVGWATLLNVAGVTAAGVVFGALRNKTGRLGPGMVAHSLFNVVAVLSLALSS; this is encoded by the coding sequence CTGCTCTTCGGCGCCGCGCACGCCGCAAACTGGGTGGGCTGGGCGACGCTGTTGAACGTCGCCGGCGTCACCGCCGCGGGGGTCGTCTTCGGGGCGCTCCGCAACAAGACCGGCCGCCTCGGGCCGGGGATGGTCGCGCACTCGCTCTTCAACGTCGTCGCCGTGCTCTCCCTGGCCCTCTCGAGCTGA
- a CDS encoding DUF4389 domain-containing protein produces MTASYEDPRPFVAFPPAEVQRRLTVLFRLLLAIPVSLWLAIVGIAAGLGAIVGWFVALVVGRLPLGLAGLLAGYVELELRVTGYLTFVSDEYPSFSLHPTPSPAGFAFVVTPTRLNRLAVLFRIVLVFPKSVLSALVSQGLRLFSVLSWLVTLTTGRLPLPLHNATCAVLRYRVRTNAYLLMLTPEYPRDLFGDGEPQRSDYGLPSSSGDLLVLSGGEKALIVLFAVLGIVGLRLFRVSPWISPLLP; encoded by the coding sequence TTGACGGCTTCCTACGAGGATCCCCGCCCCTTCGTCGCCTTCCCGCCCGCCGAGGTGCAGCGGCGGCTGACCGTCCTTTTCCGCCTGCTGCTCGCGATCCCCGTCTCGCTGTGGCTGGCGATCGTCGGCATCGCCGCCGGGCTCGGTGCGATCGTCGGCTGGTTCGTCGCCCTGGTCGTCGGCCGCCTGCCGCTCGGCCTCGCCGGGCTGCTCGCGGGCTACGTCGAGCTCGAGCTGCGCGTCACCGGCTACCTCACCTTCGTGAGCGACGAGTACCCGTCGTTCTCGCTGCACCCGACGCCCTCGCCGGCCGGCTTCGCCTTCGTCGTCACGCCGACCCGCCTGAACCGCCTGGCGGTGCTCTTCCGGATCGTCCTCGTCTTCCCGAAGTCCGTCCTGAGCGCCCTCGTCAGCCAGGGCCTGCGCCTGTTCTCGGTGCTCTCCTGGCTCGTGACCCTCACAACGGGGCGCCTCCCGCTCCCGCTGCACAACGCCACCTGCGCCGTGCTCCGTTACCGGGTGCGCACCAACGCCTATCTGCTGATGCTCACCCCCGAGTACCCCCGCGACCTCTTCGGCGACGGCGAGCCGCAGCGCTCGGACTACGGCCTTCCGAGCTCGAGCGGCGACCTGCTCGTCCTCTCGGGCGGCGAAAAGGCGCTGATCGTCCTCTTCGCCGTGCTCGGGATCGTCGGCTTGCGTCTGTTCCGGGTCTCGCCCTGGATCAGCCCGCTCCTCCCCTGA